DNA from Desulfarculus baarsii DSM 2075:
CAGGCCAAGCAGATCCGCCTGGGCCAGGGCCTTGATGATCTCGGTGGGAAATTGTTCTTTTTCGTCCAACTCGGCCCGCGCGGGCTTGATGCGCTCCTCGGCGATCTGCCGGCAGAGGTCGCGGATCATTTCCTGTTCTTCGGTGAGGAAATAATTCATTGGCCTACCTAAAAAAGATGAATGAGCCACAAAAGCAAATGCGCCGCCCTTTGGCGCGGCCCATTCTAACCCCGTCCGCCCTCGCCAAGCAAGCTTCCGCGATATTGACCGAGCCCCTCGGCCAGATGGCGGGTCAGTTCGCCGCGCACGGCGTCGGCGGCGCGGCCGAGCGCCGAGGCGATGGCCTTGGGCGACGAAGCGCCGTGGCAGACAAAGGCCACGCCGTTGACGCCCAACAGCGGCGCGCCGCCATAGTTGGCGTAGTCGAACTGAGCGGTCAGCTTTTTCAGCTCGGACTTGAGCAGCAAGCTGGCCGTGCGGGCCAGGGCGCTGCTGCTCAGAAGCTCGACGAACACGCCGATGGCCATCTCGCCCAGGGCCTCGCTGAGCTTGAGGCAGACATTGCCCACGAAGCCGTCGCAGACCACGACCTGGGCCGCGCCGGAAAACATGTCGCGGCCCTCGACGTTGCCCACGAAGTTGAGCGGGCTGGTGGCGAAATCCTCGTAGGCCCGTTTGACCAGGCTGTTGCCCTTGCCGCTTTCCTCGCCGATGGACAAAAGCCCCACCTTGGGCGCGGTCACGCCGAGCACCCGCTGGGCGTAGACAGAGCCCATGTAGCCGAACTGCAACAGCATCAGCGGCGTGCAATCGACGTTGGCCCCCACGTCCACCAGCACCGTCGGGCCGCTGGGGCCGGGCAACACCGAAGCCAGGGCCGGACGATCGACCTCGGGCAGGCGGCCCAGCACGACCACGGCCGTGGCCATGGTCGCCCCGCTGTTGCCGGCGCTGACCACGGCGTCGACCTCGCCCTGGGCCAGCAGGTCGAAACAAACGCGGATGGAGGCGTCGCGCAGTTGCCGCAAGGCCGCCGAGGGCCGGTCGGCCATGCCCACCACCTGCGAGGCGTGATGAACGCTCAGGCCGCTGGGCAGGTCGGCGATCTGGTGGAGGGCCCGGTCGAGTTCGTCGCGGCGACCGACCAAGGCTATCTCGAAGGCCCCGCCAGACTGGCGCAGGGCTTGAACGGCGCCCTGGACCACGATGGCCGGGGCGCTGTCGCCGCCCATGCCGTCAAGAGCGATGCGCATCTTGAAGGTCTCTCGATCCGCCCGAGCCTACTCCTTGGGCTCCAATAGCTGACGGCCCTTGTAGGTTCCGCAGGAGGGGCAGACGCGGTGGGGCAGCTTGGCCTCGCCGCACTGGGGGCACGGGATGGTGTTGGGCAGGGTGATGGCGTCGTGGGCGCGGCGCTTGTCGCGCCTGGTGGTGGACTGACGTTTCTTGGGAACGGCCATTTCTCGCGGCTCCTGTCAAAAATCGCCCGGCCCCGGGCCGGCGCGTGGATTCAATCTTGTTTGGGCCTCAGCTGGGCCAGCTTGCCCCAGCGGGGGTCGATGCTTTCGGTTTGGCATTGGCAGCCGCCCTCGCCGTGGGTTTGGCCGCAGCGGGGGCAGATGCCCAGGCAATCGGGCCGGCAAAGGGGGGCCATGGGCACGGCGAAGCTCAACTCCTCGAGCACGGCCTCGCCCAGATCCACCTCGCCGTCACGATAAAAACTCACGTCCATCTCGTCGCCGCGCAGTTCGATCTCGTCGGCGTCGACCGCGGGCATGGGCTCGAAGGCCAAGTCAAGCGCCTGGTCCAGCGCCATCTCGATGGGCTCCAGGCAGCGACTGCAACTAAGGCGCAGCTTGGCCCCGGCCCGGCCCCGGGCCAAGACAAACTCGCCTTTTTGCTCCACATGCAGGCTGGCCCACGGCGGCGCGACCAGTTCCTCCACGGCCGAACCCAACTCGGCCGGCTTGGCCCCGCGCAACTCGAAGGAAACGTCCAGCCCCTCTTCGGGGATGTCTTCCAGACGCAGCTTCATCGCGCCAGCCTCCAAGGGGAGATTACGTACACAAAACACGCGCCCTTGTCAAGGCCCGCGCCCCTGGCCGCCGGCGTCGTCGCCGCTGGCTTCTCGGGAAGGCATAGTATATCACCGCCCCCCACAACGCACAAGCGCTCAACCCCAGGCCGCGGCGCGACAATTTGTCTCGCCGGCCAAATGATGTTATACTCTTTTCCACGTTGCCGCGATCAATGCCCTTCGGCCCAGCCGGGGGGCAGATTTGCTTTGTTTGGTTTGCCGCATTATCCCAAGGAGCCATTGCTGTGGAAAGAAAGCTTCTGACGCGGGAAGGGCAGATTCGGCTTCAGCGAGAGTTGGATCATCTGCGCAAGGTGGAGCTGCCGGCCTCGGTCAAGGCCATCGAAGAAGCCAGGGCCCACGGCGACCTGTCGGAAAACGCCGAATACCACGCCGCCAAGGAGCGCAACGCCATCGTCGCGGCCAAGATCGCCGAACTGAAAAGCGAACTGGCCCTCAGCGAGGTCATCGATCCTCTGCCCCAGGCCGACGGCCGAGTGGTCTTTGGCTGCAAGGTGACCATCTACGACTCCGAGACCGACGAGGAAGCCTCCTACCAGATCGTCGGAGCCGCCGAAAGCGACGCCAGCCAGGGCCGCATGTCCATGACCTCGCCCATGGGCCAGGCCCTGCTGGGCAAGGAAGAGGGCGACGAGGTCAAGGTCCAGACGCCCGGCGGCCTGCGCGTCATCGAAATCGTCAGCGTCCAGTAAAATCGGCCGGCCGCCAGGCCCAGGCACGAAAGGCGAGCCGCCCATGGCCTCTTTTTGGCAGAGCGTTTTCAGCCGCCGCATGCTGGTGGCCTTTGTCATGGGCTTTTCGTCGGGCCTGCCGCTGCTGCTGACCATGGGCGTGCTGCAGGCCTGGATGAGCAAAAGCGGCGTGGACCTGTCGCTGATCGGCCTGATGAGCCTGGTGGGCCTGCCCTACACCGTCAAGTTTATCTGGGCCCCGCTGTTGGATCGCGGGGCCTTCACCGGACTGGAGCGCCGGCCTGGCCGGCCCTACCCGCTCTGGAAGGCGGCGCTGAACTGGCTGGTCAAGGCCAGCATCGGCCGGCTGGGCCGGCGGCGGGGCTGGATGTTGTGGGCCCAGATCCTGCTGATGGCGGCCATCGTGCTGCTGGCCCTTGGCGATCCGGGGCGTAGCCCCACCATGATTGCCCTGGCGGCCCTGCTGGTGACCTTCTTCAGCGCCAGCCAAGATATCGCCATCGACGCCTATCGCCGCGAGGACCTGGCCGACGACGAACTGGGCCTGGGCTCGTCGCTGGCCATCAACGGCTATCGGGTGGGCATGCTTTTGGCCGGCGGCGGCGGGCTGATCATGGCCGACGTGATGAGCTTCCGCGATGTTTACCTGATCATGGCCGCCTGCCTGCTGGTGGGCGTGGTCACCACGCTGCTGACCCCCGAGCCCCAGGCCCAGCCACGCGCGCCGCAAAGCATGCGCCAGGCCGTGGTCGAGCCTTTCGTGGAGTTTTTCGGGCGGGCCGGCCTGGGCTGGGGCCTGGGCGTGCTGGGCTTTATCCTTTTATACAAAATCGGCGACTCCATGGCCGCCACCATGACCACGCCTTTTTTCCTGGCCAGGGGTTACACCATGACCCAGATCGGCACGGTGGCCAAGCTGTTCGGCTTTTGGGCCACGGTGGCCGGCGGGTTGCTGGGCGGGCTGGTTCTGCTGCGCCTGGGCATCAACCGTTCGCTGTGGATCTTCGGCTTTTTGCAGGCCGTCTCCACGGCCGGCTTCGCCATGCTGGCCAACCTGGG
Protein-coding regions in this window:
- the greA gene encoding transcription elongation factor GreA; amino-acid sequence: MERKLLTREGQIRLQRELDHLRKVELPASVKAIEEARAHGDLSENAEYHAAKERNAIVAAKIAELKSELALSEVIDPLPQADGRVVFGCKVTIYDSETDEEASYQIVGAAESDASQGRMSMTSPMGQALLGKEEGDEVKVQTPGGLRVIEIVSVQ
- the rpmF gene encoding 50S ribosomal protein L32; this translates as MAVPKKRQSTTRRDKRRAHDAITLPNTIPCPQCGEAKLPHRVCPSCGTYKGRQLLEPKE
- a CDS encoding YceD family protein — translated: MKLRLEDIPEEGLDVSFELRGAKPAELGSAVEELVAPPWASLHVEQKGEFVLARGRAGAKLRLSCSRCLEPIEMALDQALDLAFEPMPAVDADEIELRGDEMDVSFYRDGEVDLGEAVLEELSFAVPMAPLCRPDCLGICPRCGQTHGEGGCQCQTESIDPRWGKLAQLRPKQD
- the plsX gene encoding phosphate acyltransferase PlsX; translation: MRIALDGMGGDSAPAIVVQGAVQALRQSGGAFEIALVGRRDELDRALHQIADLPSGLSVHHASQVVGMADRPSAALRQLRDASIRVCFDLLAQGEVDAVVSAGNSGATMATAVVVLGRLPEVDRPALASVLPGPSGPTVLVDVGANVDCTPLMLLQFGYMGSVYAQRVLGVTAPKVGLLSIGEESGKGNSLVKRAYEDFATSPLNFVGNVEGRDMFSGAAQVVVCDGFVGNVCLKLSEALGEMAIGVFVELLSSSALARTASLLLKSELKKLTAQFDYANYGGAPLLGVNGVAFVCHGASSPKAIASALGRAADAVRGELTRHLAEGLGQYRGSLLGEGGRG
- a CDS encoding AmpG family muropeptide MFS transporter produces the protein MASFWQSVFSRRMLVAFVMGFSSGLPLLLTMGVLQAWMSKSGVDLSLIGLMSLVGLPYTVKFIWAPLLDRGAFTGLERRPGRPYPLWKAALNWLVKASIGRLGRRRGWMLWAQILLMAAIVLLALGDPGRSPTMIALAALLVTFFSASQDIAIDAYRREDLADDELGLGSSLAINGYRVGMLLAGGGGLIMADVMSFRDVYLIMAACLLVGVVTTLLTPEPQAQPRAPQSMRQAVVEPFVEFFGRAGLGWGLGVLGFILLYKIGDSMAATMTTPFFLARGYTMTQIGTVAKLFGFWATVAGGLLGGLVLLRLGINRSLWIFGFLQAVSTAGFAMLANLGPSTVWLAAVIAFENLTSGMATAAYAAYMAAQTNKNFTATQYALLSSLMGVPRVLVSAPTGVMAEWLGWSGFFIFCTVIAAPGMAMLIKFAPWNGDRR